Proteins from a genomic interval of Callospermophilus lateralis isolate mCalLat2 chromosome 1, mCalLat2.hap1, whole genome shotgun sequence:
- the Acp5 gene encoding tartrate-resistant acid phosphatase type 5 has product MDTWTVLLVLQASLLLPLADCTAPTPTLRFVAVGDWGGVPNAPFHTAREIANAKEMARTVQTMGADLILSLGDNFYFSGVHDVNDKRFQETFEDVFSDRSLRNVPWYVLAGNHDHLGNVSAQIAYSKVSKRWNFPSPFYRLHFKIPRTNTSVAIFMLDTVTLCGNSNDFLSQQPERPKDLTLARAQMSWLKKQLAAAKEDYVLVAGHYPVWSIAEHGPTRCLVKHLQPLLVKYGVTAYLCGHDHNLQYLQDENGVGYVLSGAGNFMDPSVRHQRKVPNGYLRFHYGAEGSLGGFAYVEISPKEMTVTYIEASGKSLFKTSLPKRAKP; this is encoded by the exons ATGGACACATGGACGGTGCTGCTGGTCCTGCAAGCTTCGCTGCTGCTCCCTCTGGCTGACTGtactgcccccacccccaccctgcgcTTTGTGGCTGTGGGTGACTGGGGAGGAGTCCCCAATGCCCCGTTCCACACAGCCCGGGAGATAGCCAACGCTAAGGAGATGGCCAGAACTGTGCAGACCATGGGTGCAGACTTGATCTTGTCCCTGGGGGACAACTTCTACTTCAGTGGCGTGCATGATGTCAATGACAAGAGGTTCCAG GAGACCTTTGAGGATGTATTCTCTGACCGCTCCCTGCGTAATGTACCCTGGTATGTGCTGGCGGGGAACCATGACCACCTGGGCAACGTCTCGGCACAGATTGCCTACTCCAAGGTCTCCAAGCGCTG GAACTTCCCCAGCCCCTTCTACCGCCTGCACTTCAAGATCCCACGGACCAACACCTCTGTGGCCATCTTCATGCTGGACACTGTGACGCTGTGTGGCAACTCGAATGATTTCCTCAGCCAGCAGCCTGAGAGGCCCAAAGACCTGACGCTGGCCCGAGCCCAGATGTCCTGGCTCAAGAAGCAGCTGGCGGCAGCCAAAGAGGACTACGTGCTGGTGGCCGGCCACTATCCTGTGTGGTCCATTGCTGAGCACGGACCCACCCGCTGCCTGGTCAAGCACCTGCAGCCACTGCTGGTCAAATATGGGGTCACTGCCTACCTGTGCggccatgaccacaacctgcag TACCTTCAAGATGAGAACGGAGTGGGCTATGTGCTGAGTGGGGCGGGGAACTTCATGGACCCTTCGGTGCGGCACCAGCGCAAAGTCCCCAACGGCTACCTGCGCTTCCACTATGGGGCCGAGGGCTCACTGGGTGGCTTTGCCTATGTGGAGATAAGCCCTAAGGAGATGACCGTCACATACATCGAAGCCTCGGGAAAATCCCTCTTCAAGACCAGCCTGCCCAAGCGAGCCAAACCCTGA
- the Elof1 gene encoding transcription elongation factor 1 homolog gives MGRRKSKRKPPPKKKMTGTLETQFTCPFCNHEKSCDVKMDRARNTGVISCTVCLEEFQTPITYLSEPVDVYSDWIDACEAANQ, from the exons ATGGGACGCAGGAAGTCAAAACGGAAACCACCCCCCAAGAAAAAGATGACAGGCACCCTGGAGACCCAATTCACCTGTCCTTTCTGCAACCACGAAAAGTCTTGTGACGTGAAAAT GGACCGTGCTCGCAATACCGGAGTTATCTCTTGTACCGTGTGCCTAGAGGAATTTCAGACGCCCATCACAT ATTTGTCAGAACCAGTGGATGTGTACAGCGATTGGATAGATGCCTGTGAGGCAGCCAATCAGTAG
- the Cnn1 gene encoding calponin-1 produces MSSAHFNRGPAYGLSAEVKNKLAQKYDHQREQELREWIEGVTGRRIGNNFMDGLKDGIILCEFINKLQPGSVKKVNESTQNWHQLENIGNFIKAITKYGVKPHDIFEANDLFENTNHTQVQSTLLALASMAKTKGNKVNVGVKYAEKQERKFEPEKLREGRNIIGLQMGTNKFASQQGMTAYGTRRHLYDPKLGTDQPLDQATISLQMGTNKGASQAGMTAPGTKRQIFEPGLGMEHCDMQNVSLQMGSNKGASQRGMTVYGLPRQVYDPKYCLTPEYPELGEPTPNHHAHNYYNSA; encoded by the exons CTGGCCCAGAAGTATGACCACCAGCGGGAACAGGAGCTGAGAGAGTGGATCGAGGGGGTGACGGGACGTCGCATCGGCAACAACTTCATGGATGGCCTCAAAGATGGTATCATCCTTTGCGA ATTCATCAATAAGCTCCAGCCGGGTTCTGTGAAGAAGGTAAACGAATCAACACAAAATTGGCACCAG CTGGAGAACATTGGCAATTTCATCAAGGCCATTACCAAGTATGGGGTGAAGCCCCACGACATCTTTGAAGCCAACGACCTGTTTGAGAATACCAACCACACCCAGGTGCAGTCCACCCTCCTGGCTCTGGCCAGCATG GCCAAGACGAAGGGAAACaaggtgaatgtgggtgtgaagtATGCGGAGAAGCAAGAGCGGAAATTTGAGCCAGAGAAGCTAAGAGAAGGACGGAACATCATTGGGCTGCAG ATGGGCACCAACAAGTTTGCCAGCCAGCAAGGCATGACAGCCTATGGTACCCGGCGCCACCTCTATGACCCCAAGTTGGGCACAGACCAGCCCCTGGACCAGGCCACCATCAGCCTGCAGATGGGCACCAACAAGGGAGCTAGCCAG GCCGGTATGACTGCACCCGGGACCAAGAGACAGATCTTCGAGCCAGGATTGGGCATGGAGCATTGTGACATGCAGAATGTCAGCCTGCAGATGGGCAGCAACAAGGGGGCCTCACAGAGGGGCATGACGGTGTATGGGCTACCGCGCCAGGTCTATGACCCCAAGTACTGCCTGACGCCAGAGTACCCGGAGCTGGGTGAGCCCACCCCAAACCACCACGCACATAACTACTACAACTCTGCCTAG